A genomic segment from Modestobacter roseus encodes:
- a CDS encoding cell division protein SepF has protein sequence MAGAMRRMGVYLGLVEDDDTRGGYDRYAARQADYDHDGRRYDRYAAREEPGYDAEPRFAADEYPAGDYGYEPEYADDYTADEPFEPAAEVAPEPAVSLGRRPGARRLDLAGPSGATSVSRLGGGLAAGAGLTSTGPSLGSVGSGRSGGISAGGGGGAVGAAGLAMREPVLAPAPEPAPKPDSYRITTVHPASYNEARTIGERFRDGMPVIMNLTDMEHADAKRLVDFAIGLTFGLHGSIERVTAKVFLLSPQDVDVTAEDKARIREGGFFNQS, from the coding sequence ATGGCCGGAGCCATGAGGAGGATGGGGGTCTACCTCGGCCTCGTCGAGGACGACGACACCCGCGGCGGGTACGACCGCTACGCCGCGCGGCAGGCCGACTACGACCACGACGGGCGGCGGTACGACCGTTACGCCGCTCGTGAAGAGCCCGGCTACGACGCCGAGCCGCGGTTCGCCGCCGACGAGTACCCCGCCGGGGACTACGGCTACGAGCCGGAGTACGCCGACGACTACACCGCCGACGAGCCCTTCGAGCCGGCTGCCGAGGTGGCGCCCGAGCCCGCGGTCTCCTTGGGCCGCCGTCCGGGCGCCCGGCGGCTGGACCTGGCCGGGCCGAGCGGTGCCACCAGCGTGTCGCGCCTGGGTGGCGGGCTCGCCGCGGGCGCCGGGCTCACCTCGACCGGGCCCTCGCTCGGCTCGGTCGGGTCGGGGCGCTCCGGTGGCATCTCGGCCGGCGGTGGTGGCGGCGCCGTGGGCGCTGCCGGGCTGGCCATGCGCGAGCCGGTGCTGGCCCCCGCGCCGGAACCGGCCCCCAAGCCCGACTCCTACCGGATCACCACCGTCCACCCCGCCTCCTACAACGAGGCGCGGACCATCGGTGAGCGGTTCCGGGACGGGATGCCGGTGATCATGAACCTCACCGACATGGAGCACGCCGACGCGAAGCGACTGGTGGACTTCGCCATCGGCCTGACGTTCGGCCTGCACGGTAGTATCGAGCGGGTCACGGCCAAGGTGTTCCTGCTCAGTCCGCAGGACGTCGACGTGACCGCGGAGGACAAGGCCCGGATCCGTGAGGGCGGGTTCTTCAACCAGTCCTGA
- the ftsW gene encoding putative lipid II flippase FtsW, with amino-acid sequence MTATARERRPRTEPTGRRDGDRPHADRPHADRPVGGLRWRLRGPAWLEGPMTSSHLVLGSAGMLLAIGLVMVFSASAIEAATSGQPAWLPGVRQLVFALIGLAGMLVAMRLPVGRMRQWAGRGMLVVFALLLLVLVPGIGLKLNGSRAWFDLGFTNFQPSELAKLVFALWGAHVIALRERYLTTRSLVVPVIPVFLLMCLLLLAEPDMGAVVSLGLVVAGLMWAGGLSRRYIAGAVGVVAALVAVMVAVAPYRMARVTSFLDPFADPLGDGMQAIRGFYALATGGVWGVGLGNSAMKWNLLPHAESDYIFAIIGEELGFLGCLVVIGLYGMLAYAGFRIARRSTDRFVQLASVAITTWLIGQATMNMGYVVGLLPVTGVTLPLISAGGTSLVLTLFVIGLLARFARSEPAAIVHQRATRRGRLARLLLPVPAAPVDPLPARRRRPARSAQGRGPAPEADRPRPGRTVTRVPGLRTQEQEAVRGTARERGTARERGTARERGTAREPRRAAPLPWDAPGARPEGVQRQTGRGRQPAGDRPTDRGRTPAVPAPADLRDHRAAAAAPGARGRSVPRSRPRTERPTRPQ; translated from the coding sequence ATGACCGCGACCGCCCGCGAGCGCCGTCCCCGCACCGAGCCCACCGGCCGGCGGGACGGCGACCGCCCGCACGCCGACCGCCCGCACGCCGACCGCCCGGTGGGCGGGCTCCGCTGGCGGCTGCGCGGGCCGGCCTGGCTCGAGGGCCCGATGACCAGCTCGCACCTCGTGCTCGGCTCGGCCGGCATGCTGCTGGCCATCGGCCTGGTCATGGTGTTCTCCGCCTCCGCGATCGAGGCGGCCACCTCCGGCCAGCCGGCGTGGCTGCCCGGGGTGCGGCAGCTGGTCTTCGCGCTGATCGGCCTCGCCGGGATGCTGGTGGCCATGCGGCTGCCGGTCGGTCGCATGCGGCAGTGGGCCGGGCGCGGCATGCTCGTGGTGTTCGCCCTCCTCCTGCTCGTGCTCGTGCCGGGCATCGGGCTCAAGCTGAACGGCTCGCGGGCCTGGTTCGACCTGGGCTTCACCAACTTCCAGCCCTCGGAGCTGGCCAAGCTGGTCTTCGCGCTCTGGGGCGCGCACGTCATCGCCCTGCGCGAGCGCTACCTGACCACCCGTTCGCTCGTGGTCCCGGTCATCCCGGTGTTCCTGCTGATGTGCCTGCTGCTGCTCGCCGAGCCGGACATGGGCGCCGTGGTCAGCCTCGGGCTGGTCGTCGCCGGGCTGATGTGGGCCGGCGGGCTGTCCCGCCGCTACATCGCCGGCGCGGTCGGGGTCGTCGCCGCGCTGGTCGCGGTGATGGTCGCGGTGGCGCCGTACCGGATGGCCCGGGTCACCTCGTTCCTCGACCCGTTCGCCGACCCGCTCGGCGACGGCATGCAGGCCATCCGGGGCTTCTACGCGCTGGCCACCGGCGGCGTGTGGGGCGTCGGGCTGGGCAACAGCGCGATGAAGTGGAACCTGCTGCCGCACGCGGAGTCGGACTACATCTTCGCCATCATCGGCGAGGAGCTGGGCTTCCTCGGCTGCCTGGTGGTGATCGGCCTCTACGGCATGCTCGCCTACGCCGGCTTCCGGATCGCCCGCCGCTCCACCGACCGGTTCGTCCAGCTGGCCAGCGTCGCGATCACCACCTGGCTGATCGGGCAGGCCACCATGAACATGGGCTACGTGGTCGGGCTGCTGCCGGTCACCGGCGTGACCCTCCCGTTGATCTCGGCCGGCGGCACCTCGCTCGTGCTCACCCTCTTCGTCATCGGCCTGCTGGCCCGCTTCGCCCGGTCGGAACCGGCCGCGATCGTCCACCAGCGGGCCACCCGGCGCGGGCGCCTCGCCCGGCTGCTGCTGCCGGTCCCGGCCGCCCCGGTCGACCCGCTGCCGGCCCGTCGTCGCCGGCCGGCGCGGTCGGCGCAGGGGCGCGGGCCGGCACCGGAGGCGGACCGGCCGCGCCCGGGCCGCACGGTCACCCGGGTCCCCGGGCTGCGCACCCAGGAGCAGGAGGCGGTGCGCGGCACTGCCCGGGAGCGCGGCACCGCCCGGGAGCGCGGCACCGCCCGGGAGCGCGGCACCGCCCGGGAGCCACGCCGGGCCGCCCCGCTGCCGTGGGACGCCCCGGGCGCGCGCCCCGAGGGGGTCCAGCGGCAGACTGGGCGCGGCCGGCAGCCTGCCGGTGACCGCCCGACCGACCGCGGCCGCACCCCGGCCGTGCCCGCTCCCGCCGACCTCCGCGACCACCGTGCCGCCGCGGCTGCTCCCGGCGCGCGGGGCCGGTCGGTCCCGCGGTCCCGCCCGAGAACGGAACGGCCGACCCGCCCGCAGTGA
- the murG gene encoding undecaprenyldiphospho-muramoylpentapeptide beta-N-acetylglucosaminyltransferase: MPSGARPGPHVVLAGGGTGGHIEPMLALADALTRRTGSTGGDAPDLAPRVTCLGTARGMETRLVPARGYDLRLIPPVPLPRKPTVDLLRVPGRVRRAVGETRALLTELGADVVVGFGGYVALPAYLAARRAGIPVVVHEQNALPGLANRIGARLAARVAVTVPGTPLRGAVHVGMPLRTSISGLDRAARRAEARAAFGLDADRPTLLVFGGSQGAASLNRAAVSAADALTAAGVQVLHARGPKNTDVAVPARPAGAAPYVVVDYLDRMDLAYSAADLALCRSGAVTVAELSAVGLPAAFVPLPIGNGEQRLNALPVVEAGGGLLVADADLTPGWIAAELVPLLTDPARLAALAGRAAAAGARDADERLADLVLGVVRP; encoded by the coding sequence GTGCCCTCCGGTGCGCGCCCCGGCCCCCACGTGGTGCTCGCCGGCGGCGGCACCGGCGGCCACATCGAACCGATGCTGGCCCTCGCCGACGCGCTCACCCGGCGCACCGGCTCGACCGGCGGCGACGCACCCGACCTCGCGCCGCGGGTCACCTGCCTGGGCACCGCCCGCGGCATGGAGACCCGGTTGGTGCCCGCCCGCGGCTACGACCTGCGGCTCATCCCCCCGGTGCCGCTGCCCCGCAAGCCCACCGTCGACCTGCTCCGGGTGCCCGGTCGGGTGCGCCGTGCCGTGGGGGAGACCCGCGCACTGCTCACCGAGCTGGGCGCCGACGTCGTCGTCGGGTTCGGCGGGTACGTCGCGCTGCCGGCCTACCTGGCCGCCCGGCGGGCCGGGATCCCGGTCGTGGTGCACGAGCAGAACGCGCTGCCGGGGCTGGCGAACCGGATCGGGGCGCGGCTGGCCGCGCGGGTCGCGGTCACCGTCCCCGGCACCCCGCTGCGCGGTGCGGTGCACGTCGGGATGCCGCTGCGCACCTCGATCAGCGGGCTGGACCGGGCCGCGCGGCGCGCCGAGGCGCGGGCTGCCTTCGGGCTGGACGCCGACCGCCCCACCCTGCTCGTCTTCGGCGGCTCGCAGGGCGCGGCTTCGCTCAACCGGGCCGCGGTGTCCGCCGCCGACGCGCTCACCGCCGCGGGGGTGCAGGTGCTGCACGCCCGGGGGCCGAAGAACACCGATGTCGCGGTGCCCGCCCGCCCGGCCGGTGCCGCGCCCTACGTCGTCGTCGACTACCTGGACCGGATGGACCTCGCCTACTCGGCGGCCGACCTGGCGCTGTGCCGGTCGGGTGCGGTGACGGTCGCCGAGCTGTCCGCCGTCGGGCTGCCCGCGGCGTTCGTGCCGCTGCCGATCGGCAACGGCGAGCAGCGGCTGAACGCGCTGCCGGTGGTCGAGGCCGGTGGCGGTCTGCTCGTGGCCGACGCCGACCTGACGCCGGGGTGGATCGCCGCGGAGCTGGTCCCGCTGCTCACCGATCCGGCGCGGCTGGCGGCCCTGGCCGGGCGGGCCGCCGCGGCCGGCGCCCGCGACGCGGACGAGAGACTGGCGGACCTGGTGCTCGGAGTGGTGCGGCCATGA
- the pgeF gene encoding peptidoglycan editing factor PgeF, which yields MRPRRVVTDRRGGRSASPWDSFNLGVHVGDDPADVAANRQRLAGGIGVPERQLVWMTQVHGTGVAIVEDAAENPVADVDALVTATPGLVLCVLVADCVPVLLADPVAGVVAAVHAGREGVRRGVIPATLAAMTRLGAHPADVEALLGPAVCGADYEVPAAMQAEVARVAPASAVRTRAGTPGLDLRAGIAGVLRDAGVGQVVHDPRCTVEDRTLFSHRRDGVTGRQAGLVWLDPTPGPG from the coding sequence GTGCGCCCACGACGGGTGGTCACCGACCGGCGGGGCGGCCGTTCCGCGTCCCCGTGGGACTCCTTCAACCTCGGGGTCCACGTCGGTGACGACCCGGCCGACGTCGCGGCCAACCGGCAGCGGTTGGCCGGCGGCATCGGGGTGCCCGAGCGGCAGCTGGTCTGGATGACCCAGGTGCACGGCACCGGGGTCGCGATCGTCGAGGACGCCGCGGAGAACCCGGTGGCCGACGTCGACGCGCTGGTCACCGCCACGCCCGGCCTGGTGCTGTGCGTGCTGGTCGCCGACTGCGTGCCGGTGCTGCTGGCCGACCCGGTCGCCGGAGTGGTCGCCGCGGTGCACGCCGGGCGCGAGGGCGTGCGACGGGGCGTCATCCCGGCCACGCTGGCGGCGATGACCCGGCTGGGCGCCCACCCGGCCGACGTCGAGGCGCTGCTGGGCCCGGCCGTCTGCGGCGCCGACTACGAGGTGCCGGCGGCGATGCAGGCCGAGGTGGCCCGGGTCGCCCCGGCCAGCGCGGTGCGCACCCGCGCCGGCACCCCCGGGCTCGACCTGCGTGCCGGCATCGCCGGCGTGCTGCGGGACGCCGGCGTCGGCCAGGTCGTGCACGACCCGCGGTGCACGGTGGAGGACCGCACGCTGTTCTCCCACCGCCGGGACGGCGTCACCGGACGGCAGGCCGGCCTGGTCTGGCTGGACCCGACGCCGGGTCCGGGGTGA
- a CDS encoding cell division protein FtsQ/DivIB: protein MRPRRRSRRPARPRRRLAAGLAAAVGLVGVLAWLLLGSPVLAVQEVRVDGVVTLSPEQVIDSAGIVEGIPLVRADTEGAAERVRRLPPVASVEVTRGWPDTVVVTVVERRPVAVVSDAGRRQLIDATGVVFDTITGPAPDGVVPLDVRDPGPDDDATTAALGALTALPGDVRAQVTAVSATGPDDVTLTLTDGRSVLWGSADRTDRKAEVLDALLDQIDTGTLDPADTLDVSTPDAVVLR, encoded by the coding sequence TTGCGCCCCCGGCGCCGGTCGCGCCGGCCGGCCCGGCCGCGCCGCCGGCTGGCGGCCGGCCTGGCCGCGGCCGTCGGGCTGGTCGGCGTGCTCGCCTGGCTGCTGCTCGGCTCGCCCGTGCTGGCCGTGCAGGAGGTCCGGGTCGACGGCGTGGTCACCCTCTCGCCGGAGCAGGTGATCGACAGCGCCGGGATCGTCGAGGGCATCCCCCTGGTCCGCGCGGACACCGAGGGGGCCGCCGAGCGGGTCCGCCGGCTGCCCCCGGTCGCCTCCGTCGAGGTCACCCGGGGCTGGCCGGACACCGTCGTGGTCACCGTGGTCGAGCGCCGGCCGGTGGCCGTCGTCTCCGACGCCGGCCGCCGCCAGCTGATCGACGCCACGGGCGTCGTGTTCGACACCATCACCGGGCCGGCCCCCGACGGCGTCGTCCCGCTCGACGTCCGCGACCCCGGGCCCGACGACGACGCCACGACCGCCGCGCTCGGTGCGCTCACCGCGCTGCCGGGCGACGTGCGGGCGCAGGTCACCGCGGTGTCGGCGACCGGCCCCGACGACGTGACCCTCACCCTGACCGACGGCCGGTCCGTGCTGTGGGGGAGCGCCGACCGGACCGACCGCAAGGCCGAGGTCCTCGACGCGCTGCTGGACCAGATCGACACCGGCACCCTCGACCCCGCCGACACCCTGGACGTGAGCACGCCCGACGCCGTCGTCCTGCGCTGA
- the murC gene encoding UDP-N-acetylmuramate--L-alanine ligase: MSAADVAAWREPIPALADLGAVHFVGIGGAGMSGIARIMLARGLEVSGSDRRDSPALRALAALGARVEVGHHAAHLGDAATVVVSTAIRPDNPELVAARERGLRVVPRAVALAAVMTGRRSVAVAGTHGKTSTTSMLTVAVQACGVDASFAIGGTLNESGSNAHAGEGDVFVAEADESDRSFLLLAPRAAIVTNVEADHLDNYGDLAAVETAFDTFVRTVPADGFLVLCADDPGAARLARVAGGSAGGASARVRTYGQGEDADLRLTDLRVGPDGTRYTAVLDGRVLGEVHLQLPGEHMALNSAAALLAGLELGLPAAGLIGGLGRFGGVHRRFELKGTVAGVRVYDDYAHHPTEVAAQLRAARAVTGSGRLLVLFQPHLYSRTAEFAVGFGTALGLADEVVVMDIYGAREDPVPGVTGALVAQAVPLPAGRVAFEPSWSAAAPAMAERARPGDLVVTMGAGDVSMVGPEILAAIAGPEPGTEETAAPVAPR; the protein is encoded by the coding sequence ATGAGTGCTGCGGACGTCGCTGCCTGGCGGGAGCCGATCCCGGCGCTGGCCGACCTGGGCGCCGTGCACTTCGTCGGCATCGGCGGTGCCGGGATGAGCGGGATCGCCCGGATCATGCTGGCTCGGGGGCTGGAGGTCTCCGGCAGCGACCGCCGCGACTCCCCGGCGCTGCGCGCGCTCGCGGCACTGGGGGCCCGGGTCGAGGTCGGCCACCACGCGGCCCACCTGGGGGACGCGGCGACCGTCGTCGTCTCCACCGCCATCCGGCCCGACAACCCCGAGCTGGTCGCCGCCCGCGAACGCGGCCTGCGGGTGGTGCCCCGTGCCGTGGCGCTGGCCGCGGTGATGACCGGCCGGCGCAGCGTCGCGGTCGCCGGCACGCACGGCAAGACGTCGACGACGTCCATGCTGACCGTGGCGGTGCAGGCCTGCGGCGTCGACGCCTCCTTCGCCATCGGCGGCACGCTCAACGAGTCCGGGTCCAACGCGCACGCGGGGGAGGGGGACGTCTTCGTCGCCGAGGCCGACGAGAGCGACCGCTCGTTCCTGCTGCTGGCCCCCCGGGCGGCGATCGTGACCAACGTGGAGGCCGACCACCTGGACAACTACGGCGACCTGGCCGCCGTCGAGACGGCCTTCGACACCTTCGTCCGCACCGTGCCCGCCGACGGGTTCCTGGTGCTGTGCGCCGACGACCCGGGCGCCGCCCGGCTCGCGAGGGTGGCGGGTGGGTCGGCAGGCGGCGCCTCGGCCCGGGTGCGCACCTACGGCCAGGGCGAGGACGCCGACCTCCGGCTCACCGACCTGCGGGTGGGGCCCGACGGCACCCGGTACACCGCCGTCCTGGACGGCCGGGTGCTCGGCGAGGTGCACCTGCAGCTGCCCGGTGAGCACATGGCCCTCAACAGCGCGGCCGCGCTGCTGGCCGGGCTCGAGCTGGGGCTGCCCGCCGCCGGGCTGATCGGCGGGCTGGGCCGGTTCGGCGGCGTGCACCGCCGGTTCGAGCTCAAGGGCACCGTCGCCGGCGTGCGGGTCTACGACGACTACGCCCACCACCCCACCGAGGTGGCCGCCCAGCTGCGCGCGGCCCGCGCGGTGACCGGCTCCGGCCGGCTGCTGGTGCTGTTCCAGCCGCACCTGTACAGCCGTACCGCGGAGTTCGCCGTCGGCTTCGGGACGGCCTTGGGGCTGGCCGACGAGGTGGTCGTGATGGACATCTACGGCGCCCGCGAGGACCCGGTGCCCGGGGTGACCGGCGCCCTGGTGGCGCAGGCGGTGCCGCTGCCGGCCGGCCGGGTGGCGTTCGAGCCGTCGTGGTCGGCGGCGGCGCCGGCGATGGCCGAACGCGCCCGCCCCGGCGACCTGGTGGTCACCATGGGCGCCGGCGACGTCTCCATGGTCGGGCCGGAGATCCTGGCCGCGATCGCCGGGCCGGAGCCGGGGACCGAGGAGACCGCCGCGCCGGTGGCCCCCCGGTGA
- a CDS encoding YggS family pyridoxal phosphate-dependent enzyme: MTTADRLAANLAAVRRRIDAAARAAGRDPAEVRLLAVSKTWPADDVRALAALGQRDFAENRVQELLGKAGGLSDDPAVPELRWHLVGQLQRNKAAAVARLGATVHSVDRAPLVQALARAAERAERTLDVLVQVDLGGPAGELGSRGGAAVPEVPGLADAVAAEPALRLRGLMAVAPRGADPAPGFARLAELALRVRGDHPDALELSAGMSSDLEAAVTAGATVVRVGTALFGARPLASDRGVGPGPVHAPESHQPHP, encoded by the coding sequence GTGACCACCGCCGACCGGCTGGCCGCCAACCTGGCCGCCGTCCGGCGGCGGATCGACGCCGCCGCCCGGGCCGCCGGGCGCGACCCGGCCGAGGTGCGGCTGCTCGCGGTGAGCAAGACCTGGCCCGCGGACGACGTCCGGGCGCTCGCCGCCCTGGGGCAGCGCGACTTCGCCGAGAACCGGGTGCAGGAGCTGCTGGGCAAGGCCGGGGGGCTCTCCGACGACCCCGCGGTGCCCGAGCTGCGCTGGCACCTGGTCGGGCAGCTGCAGCGGAACAAGGCGGCGGCGGTCGCCCGGCTGGGGGCGACCGTGCACTCGGTCGACCGCGCCCCGCTGGTCCAGGCGCTCGCCCGCGCGGCCGAACGGGCGGAGCGCACCCTCGACGTGCTCGTGCAGGTCGACCTCGGCGGGCCGGCGGGGGAGCTCGGCTCCCGCGGCGGCGCCGCCGTCCCCGAGGTGCCCGGGCTGGCCGACGCCGTGGCAGCCGAGCCGGCGCTGCGGCTGCGCGGCCTGATGGCGGTGGCGCCCCGGGGTGCCGACCCGGCGCCGGGCTTCGCCCGGCTGGCCGAACTCGCCCTCCGGGTCCGCGGTGACCACCCCGACGCCTTGGAGCTATCGGCAGGCATGAGCTCGGACCTGGAGGCTGCTGTGACAGCTGGGGCCACCGTGGTGCGTGTCGGTACCGCGTTGTTCGGCGCGCGCCCCCTAGCCTCCGATCGAGGTGTTGGCCCGGGACCCGTGCACGCTCCCGAGTCACACCAGCCCCACCCGTGA
- a CDS encoding YggT family protein, with translation MPLLLQIVSSILLVFLILLFARFVVDWVMVLARSWRPQGAVAAGLEVVYAATDPPLKAVRKVIPPLNLGSIRLDLGFMVLLIAVIVLRSVVDSLAVSAR, from the coding sequence GTGCCACTTCTCCTGCAGATCGTCTCGTCGATCCTGCTCGTCTTCCTGATCCTGCTGTTCGCCCGGTTCGTCGTGGACTGGGTGATGGTGCTGGCCCGCAGCTGGCGCCCGCAGGGGGCCGTCGCCGCCGGGCTGGAGGTCGTGTACGCCGCGACCGACCCGCCGTTGAAGGCGGTGCGCAAGGTGATCCCGCCGTTGAACCTGGGGTCCATCCGTCTGGACCTCGGGTTTATGGTGCTGCTGATCGCGGTGATCGTGTTGCGCAGCGTGGTCGACAGCCTGGCCGTCTCCGCGCGATGA
- the ftsZ gene encoding cell division protein FtsZ produces the protein MTPPHNYLAVIKVVGIGGGGVNAVNRMIEVGLKGVEFIAINTDAQALLMSDADVKLDVGRELTRGLGAGAQPDVGRQAAEDHREEIEEVLKGADMVFVTAGEGGGTGTGGAPVVASIARKLGALTIGVVTRPFSFEGKRRAVQAESGIEELRNECDTLIVIPNDRLLQLGDRNVSVMDAFRTADQVLLSGVQGITDLITTPGLINLDFADVKSVMSGAGSALMGIGSARGDNRALLAAEQAIASPLLEASMEGAHGVLLSISGGSDLGLFEINEAASLVSDAAHPDANIIFGAVIDDALGDEVRVTVIAAGFDGGKPGNRKDATAVSTAPPPAQAAPRPAVPAQTGQPAAPPAQAIPPQVSTPPATPAPAPSAAAPRPGQPGAAPAGGGITVPPLPPIQGSTGSKNRPLATDDFEEELDIPEFLRSQ, from the coding sequence ATGACACCTCCGCACAACTACCTCGCGGTCATCAAGGTCGTCGGCATCGGCGGCGGCGGGGTGAACGCGGTCAACAGGATGATCGAGGTCGGCCTCAAGGGGGTCGAGTTCATCGCCATCAACACCGATGCGCAGGCGCTGCTGATGAGCGACGCGGACGTCAAGCTCGACGTCGGCCGCGAGCTCACCCGCGGGCTCGGCGCGGGCGCACAGCCCGACGTCGGCCGGCAGGCCGCCGAGGACCACCGCGAGGAGATCGAAGAGGTGCTCAAGGGCGCCGACATGGTCTTCGTGACGGCGGGGGAGGGTGGCGGCACGGGCACCGGCGGTGCCCCCGTCGTCGCCTCCATCGCCCGCAAGCTCGGTGCCCTGACCATCGGTGTGGTCACCCGCCCGTTCTCCTTCGAGGGGAAGCGGCGGGCGGTCCAGGCCGAGTCGGGGATCGAGGAGCTGCGCAACGAGTGCGACACGCTCATCGTCATCCCGAACGACCGGCTGCTGCAGCTGGGCGATCGGAACGTCAGCGTGATGGACGCCTTCCGCACCGCCGACCAGGTGCTGCTGTCCGGTGTCCAGGGGATCACCGACCTGATCACCACGCCCGGCCTGATCAACCTGGACTTCGCCGACGTCAAGTCGGTCATGTCCGGGGCGGGCTCGGCGCTGATGGGCATCGGCAGCGCGCGGGGCGACAACCGGGCGCTGCTGGCTGCCGAGCAGGCGATCGCCTCGCCGCTGCTGGAGGCCTCGATGGAGGGCGCCCACGGCGTCCTGCTGTCGATCTCCGGTGGCTCGGACCTCGGCCTGTTCGAGATCAACGAGGCGGCGTCGCTGGTCAGTGACGCCGCGCACCCCGATGCCAACATCATCTTCGGGGCGGTCATCGACGACGCCCTGGGTGACGAGGTGCGGGTCACCGTGATCGCGGCGGGCTTCGACGGTGGCAAGCCGGGCAACCGCAAGGACGCCACGGCGGTCTCCACCGCGCCGCCGCCCGCGCAGGCGGCGCCGCGGCCGGCGGTCCCGGCGCAGACCGGCCAGCCGGCAGCTCCGCCGGCCCAGGCGATCCCGCCGCAGGTGAGCACGCCGCCGGCCACCCCGGCGCCTGCCCCCTCGGCCGCCGCACCGCGGCCCGGGCAGCCGGGCGCCGCACCGGCCGGTGGCGGGATCACGGTCCCGCCGCTGCCGCCGATCCAGGGCTCGACGGGCAGCAAGAACCGCCCGCTGGCCACGGACGACTTCGAGGAGGAGCTCGACATCCCCGAGTTCCTCCGCAGCCAGTAG
- a CDS encoding DivIVA domain-containing protein, with the protein MPLTPADVHNVVFKKPPIGKRGYDEDEVDAFLDVVEAELARLIEENNDLRATGGSGRAEERVESAPMTVTAPPPPPQSSPQSREDEAIRASRMLALATETAERHVNEAKAQADQMVGSAKSTSDRMLTEARTKSEQMVGEAKQRADAMLGDARTRADTMEREARAKATALQQDAERKHVEAMGSLEEKRASLERKVDELRTFEREYRTRLRSYLESHLRDLDSRGSAEPSSASRQNQHVSA; encoded by the coding sequence ATGCCACTGACTCCCGCCGACGTGCACAACGTCGTCTTCAAGAAGCCGCCGATCGGCAAGCGTGGCTACGACGAGGACGAGGTCGACGCCTTCCTCGACGTCGTCGAGGCCGAGCTGGCCCGCCTGATCGAGGAGAACAACGACCTGCGGGCCACCGGCGGGTCGGGCCGGGCCGAGGAGCGCGTCGAGTCGGCGCCGATGACGGTCACCGCGCCGCCGCCCCCGCCGCAGAGCTCCCCGCAGTCGCGGGAGGACGAGGCGATCCGGGCGTCCCGGATGCTCGCGCTCGCCACCGAGACGGCCGAGCGGCACGTCAACGAGGCGAAGGCGCAGGCCGACCAGATGGTGGGCAGCGCCAAGAGCACCAGCGACCGGATGCTGACCGAGGCCCGCACCAAGAGCGAGCAGATGGTCGGCGAGGCCAAGCAGCGCGCCGATGCCATGCTCGGTGACGCCCGTACCCGGGCCGACACGATGGAGCGCGAGGCCCGCGCCAAGGCCACCGCGCTGCAGCAGGACGCGGAGCGCAAGCACGTCGAGGCGATGGGCTCGCTGGAGGAGAAGCGCGCGAGCCTGGAGCGCAAGGTCGACGAGCTGCGCACCTTCGAGCGCGAGTACCGCACCCGGCTGCGCTCCTACCTCGAGTCGCACCTGCGCGACCTGGACAGCCGCGGCTCGGCCGAGCCGTCGTCCGCCAGCCGGCAGAACCAGCACGTCAGCGCCTGA